The Vibrio tapetis subsp. tapetis genome segment TGTTGTCACTCATTGAAAAAATTCGTTCCGGTTACCTTTGGGATTTCCCCGGTGGTGTACACCCGCCAGAAAACAAAAAACAGTCTGCGAGCACCCGTCTTCAACATGCATCGCTCCCTACCGAATTGGTTATTCCAATTAAGCAACATATCGGTAAAGCAGGCGATTTATGTGTGAAAATCGGCGATTACGTTCTTAAAGGCCAACCTCTAACTGAGTGTTCTCTCAGCTTTATGCTGCCTATACATGCACCAACATCTGGCACTATTACGGCGATAGAACCACGGGTTTCCGCTCACCCATCCGGCTTACCGGTATTGAGTATCGTGATAACTCCTGACGGAGAAGATCGCTGGATCACCTTAAACAAGATTTCCGATTTACCATCCCAAAGCCCAGAAAGCCTGATTGAAATAATCAGACAGGCCGGTATTTCGGGTATGGGCGGTGCTGGCTTCCCTACTGCGAAGAAAATTCAATCCGGTGTAGCAAAAACCGACATATTGATCATCAACGCAGCGGAATGTGAACCTTACATTACTGCTGATGATGCGCTCATGCAGCACTATGCCGACGAGATCATTCAAGGGATTGAAGTCATTGAGCATATTTTAACGCCCAAACTCACCATCATTGGGATTGAAGACAACAAGCCTGAAGCCATTGCCGCAATACAAAAAGCCGCAACCTTTAAAGACTACGTTATTCGCGTTATTCCCACTAAATATCCATCCGGTGGTGAAAAACAGCTAATAAAAGTACTGACCAATATGGAAGTGCCAAAAGGCAGTATTCCTGCCGACATCGGTGTTTTGGTACAAAATGTGGGGTCCATTTTTGCTACAAAACGCGCAGTGTTTGATGGTGAGCCTCTGATTGAACGCTTAGTCACACTCACAGGTAAAGCGTTCTCGCAGCCACGTAATGTCTGGGCTCGAATTGGCACTCCCGTGCAACACCTACTCGAAGAATTCGATTACTCAGCAGACAAAAAGAGCCCACGTTTGATTCTGGGAGGCCCAATGATGGGGTTCACGCTACCAACATCATTAGCCCCAGTAACCAAAACGACCAACTGTATTTTGGCACCAACGCGCAAAGAGATCCCTGCAAATCGCTACGAAATGGAATGTATCCGTTGTAGTCAATGCGCAGAAGCTTGCCCAGTATCTTTATTGCCACAGCAACTACAATGGTATGCAAAAAGCCAAGAATACGACAAATGTGAGGAACTAAACCTGAGCGACTGCATTGAGTGTGGCGCTTGTGCTTATGTTTGCCCAAGTGAAATTCCACTGGTGCAATATTACCGTGAAGCCAAAGCAGAAATTCGCTCCCGTAAAGAAGAATCACTTGCGGCAGAAAGAGCTCGTCAACGCTTTGAAGAAAGAAACGCCAGACTGGAGCGAGACAAAGCCCAACGAGAAAATCGCTTCAAAAAAGCTGCAGAGCAACGCCGTAATGATATGAAAAAATCAGACGGAGATGACGCCGTCGTCGCTGCCATTGCTCGAGTCAAAGCACAACAAACCAAAGTTGAGCCCGCTTCCGGCGAAGTTAAACCAGCGGTTGCCGCCGCGATTGCTCGGGCAAAAGCAAAACAAGCCGCAGCGAAATCAAGTGGTGAAAACTTACCCGACAACAGCGAGATGGTTAAGCTAAGAGAAGAAAGAAAACAGCAGGCGCGAGCGCGTAAAGCGGAAAAAGAGCAACAAGCCGAAACTGAACTGCCCGCTGATGATAAAAAATCAGCGGTAGCTGCCGCTATTGCCCGCGCGAAAGCACGCAAGGAAAAACAAGCAAGTACACAGCCCGAGCCAACAGAAAGCAGCGATTCCGTATCTACTGCGAATAGCGACGCCGCTCAAGCTGCTGAAGATCCGAAAAAGACCGCTGTCGCGGCGGCCATTGCTCGCGCTAAAGCCCGCAAAGCAAAACAAGCCAACGCGCAAGATGCTCCAACAGAAAGCAACGACTCAGTAACCGCTGACGCTACCGACGCCGCTCAATCAGCTGAAGACCCGAAAAAGGCGGCCGTCGCAGCAGCTATTGCTCGCGCTAAAGCCCGCAAAGCAAAACAAGCCAGCGCGCAAGATGCCCCAACAGAAAGCAACGACTCAGTAACCGCTGACGATACCGACGCCATTCAATCGGCTGAAGACCCGAAAAAGGCGGCCGTCGCGGCAGCCATTGCTCGCGCTAAAGCACGCAAAGCAAAACAAGCCAACACGCAAGATGCCCCAACAGAAAGTAATGACTCAGTAACCGCTGACGATACCGACGCCGTTCAATCGGCTGAAGATCCGAAAAAGGCGGCCGTCGCAGCGGCCATTGCTCGCGCTAAAGCACGCAAGGCAAAACAAGCCAACGCGCAAGATGCCCCAACAGAAAGTAATGACTCAGTAACCGCTGACGATACCGACGCCGTTCAATCGGCTGAAGACCCGAAAAAGGCGGTCGTCGCAGCGGCCATTGCTCGCGCTAAAGCACGTAAGGCAAAACAAGCCAACGCGCAGCCTGCACCAACAGAAAGCGAAAACTCCACGCCTTCAGAGGAGACTGACTCCGTTCAACCAGCAGAAGATCCGAAAAAGGCCGCCGTTACTGCCGCCATCGCCCGCGCTAAAGCCAGAAAGGCAGCGCAAGCTGAACGAAAAACACAAATATCAAATAGTAAGGAGAACGAGTAGTGGCCTTTTTTATCGCTAGCTCACCACATGCTCATAGTAAAAAAAGTACTCCTGACTTAATGCGTTGGGTTGCACTAGGAGCAATCCCTGGCCTTGTGGCACAAAGCTACTTCTTTGGTTGGGGCACATTAATACAACTCGTGTTTGCCATGCTACTCGCGGTTTCTATGGAAGCCGCAGTCATGCTTTTGCGTAAACGTAACCCTATCGGGGCATTGAGAGATAACAGCGCATTCGTAACAGCATGGTTACTTGCCGTTGCCATTCCTCCCTTGTCTCCATGGTGGACAATGGTGATCGGCATCTTCTTTGCTATTGTGGTCGCCAAGCATCTGTACGGAGGCATTGGTCAAAACATCTTTAACCCCGCAATGGTGGCGTACGTTGTTCTTCTGATCTCTTTCCCGGTGCAAATGACGAGTTGGGCTGCTCCGTCTTCGATTGCTCCTTATCAAGCCGATTTCATCGACTCGTTTTCCCTCATATTCAGTGGATTTAACGCCGATGGCTTCTCTTTACAGCAATTCCGAACTGGCATTGATGGCATAACAACGGCGACGCCATTAGATACCATCAAAACAGGCCTGAGTTCAGGAAAGACTATCCCTGAGCTTAAAGCACTACCACAGTTTTCTGGCATTGCCGGATTAGGCTGGGAATGGGTGAACCTTGCCTACCTCGCAGGTGGACTACTCCTGATCAAAATGCGCGTTGTGCAATGGCATATCCCCGTAGCGTTTCTTGGCTCGTTGGTTTTATGTTCATTAATATCAGCTCTAATTTTCCCTGGCGAAACCGCGGGGCCATTGGTTCAGCTACTGTCTGGTGCCACCATGCTCGGTGCCTTTTTTATCGCGACAGATCCTGTCTCTGCCGCCACTACGACCAAAGGTCGGCTGGTATTTGGAGCCTTTATCGGCTGTATGGTCTTCATCATCCGTTCGTTTGGTGGATTCCCTGATGGTGTCGCCTTTGCGGTGTTACTTGCCAACATGTGCGTACCACTCATCGACTATTACACTCGCCCACGTACTTATGGCCACAAGTAGGAATTAGAGATGATAAAAGCAATTCAAAGAAATAGCGGTGTTCTGGCCATTTTTGCCTTACTCTCTACCGGAGTGGTCGCGATCACTCACACACTGACAGCCGATCGGATCTTAGAGCAACAACAGAAGAACCTGTTGAAAGTTCTCAATGAAGTGTTGCCCAAAGAAATACACGATAACAAGTTGGTTGAGCACTGTACTTTGTTTACCAGTAAGCAATATTTGGGGTCTGATAATCCGCAGCCAGCCTACATTGCAACCAAAAATGGCAAGGTCACTGGCATTGCTATTCAAGCCATTGCCCCAGACGGCTATAATGGTCAAATCAAACTGATCGTTGGCATAGACAAAGCGGGCACAATTATGGGCACACGGATCTTACAACATGCTGAGACTCCGGGGCTAGGTGACAAAATTGACCTGAAAGTGTCCTCTTGGATCGAAAGCTTTACTGGCAAACGCCTAGAACACCCAACGGCAAATTCAAGCTCAGATGCATCAACGCCGAGTTGGTCAATAAAACAATGGGCTGTACGTAAAGATGGTGGCGAGTTTGATCAATTCACAGGGGCGACCATTACCCCAAGAGCTGTTGTAAAAGCGGTGAAAAACGCATCACTCTTCTTTCAGGCGTCACAAGACAATTTAGACCAACTGCCTATCAATTGTGGAGGTTCAAATGGCTGAGAATAAGTTATTGATGAAGAACGGCTTATGGGATAACAACCCCGCTCTAGTCCAATTGCTCGGCCTTTGCCCGCTCTTGGCCGTTTCATCGACAGTCACAAATGCGATGGGGCTTGGTATTGCCACATTATTGGTTCTGGTTGGCTCCAACCTGATTGTGTCATTGGTCAGAGATTATGTGCCAAAAGAAGTGCGCATCCCGATTTTTGTTATGATCATTGCAGCCCTAGTAACCTGCGTTCAATTGCTAATGAATGCCTACGCTTACGGGTTGTATTTATCTCTTGGTATCTTCATTCCTCTTATCGTGACCAACTGCATCATTATTGGCCGTGCAGAAGCCTTTGCATCTAAAAACCAACCACTACCCGCGGTACTCGATGGCTTTTGGATGGGCACAGGCATGTTGTTAGTCTTGATGTTGCTCGGTGCATTAAGAGAAGTGCTGGGTAACGGTACGTTATTTGATGGCGCGGATCTGCTGCTTGGCGACTGGGCATCAGTGTTACGTATTGAAGTATTCCAAATCGATAATAGCTTCCTGTTAGCACTTCTACCTCCAGGCGCGTTTATTGGTGTTGGTTTCATCATTGCGATTAAAAACGTCATCGACAAGCAATTAAGCGCCAGACAACCAAAACAAGAAAAGCCGGTTATCGAACGAGCAAGGGTCAGCAACTAATCAACACATTATAAGGGGCGAGTAACTAAAATACGCCCCATCAATCACTCAAGGAAGCAGCCTCGGTATGAATAATACAAAAAGGCGGGAAATGTTAGAGAGATTGCGTCAAGACAATCCCAACCCGCAAACAGAACTCAACTGGAACTCCCCTTTTGAACTGCTGATCGCAGTTCTGCTTTCTGCGCAAGCCACTGACGTTAGCGTAAACAAAGCAACCGACAAACTTTACCCTGTAGCCAATACGCCTCAAGCTCTTTTCGATCTTGGCGTTGACGGTGTAAAGAGCTACATCAAAACCATTGGCTTATTTAATTCCAAAGCTGAAAACGTCATCAAAACATGCCGTATTTTACTCGATAAACATCAAGGTGTTGTACCTGAGAGCCTAGAAGCTCTGGTTGAACTTCCTGGTGTGGGACGAAAAACAGCCAATGTCGTGCTCAACACCGCCTTTGGCTGGCCAACTATTGCGGTTGATACCCATATTTATCGTGTCTCTAATCGCACTAAACTCGCAATGGGTAAAACCGTTGACGATGTAGAACAGAAATTACTCAAAGTCGTGCCTAAAGAGTTTAAATTAGATGTCCACCACTGGCTCATTTTGCACGGCCGCTATACCTGCATCGCACGAAAACCTCGTTGCGGCAGCTGTTTAATTGAAGATTTATGTGAGTTTAAAGATAAAATTTATCCAGAAGGTTAGGAGAATACAATGTCGAAGGGAAGAATACTGCACACCATGCTACGCGTAGGCGATCTAGATAAGTCGATTGCTTTTTATACCGACGTATTAGGCATGAAACTGCTGCGTAAAAACGAAAACACACAATATGAATACACGTTGGCATTTTTGGGCTACGGTGATGAATCGGAAGGTTCTGTCATTGAACTGACCTACAACTGGGGCACAACAGAGTACGATCTAGGCGCAGGCTATGGCCACATTGCTCTTGGGTTTGACGATATCTACCAAACATGTGACGTAATTAAAGCCGCTGGCGGCAACGTAACCCGTGAACCAGGCCCAGTGAAAGGCGGTTCAACCCATATTGCGTTCGTAAAAGACCCTGACGGTTACATGATTGAGCTTATCCAAAATAAATCGGCAGGAGCTGGCTTGGAAGGTTAGTCTCAAAAATAAGTAACAAAGCGAGCGATGGCTCGCTTTTTTTATGCTCGCGTCATAATTTATAAAGCCACAGCTTTACATGATAATGATTATCAATTAAATTACACCCTCAATAATGAATGGAGGGTGAGATAATGAACATGACGGAATGGGAGAAGCATACAATTCAAGCTGATACTGCATTGCAGGATAATGACTTACTGCGCAGTATTCTTCATTACCAGCAAGCTTTGGCCATTTCAGATCAGCTCTCTTTCTCTGACGATATCGACATTGACGACCTACTCACGATTAAGGTCATCTCATGCCATAACTTAGCCAATTTCTGGCGCTTATCTGGCGATGATGAATACGAATTAAAGTACCTACAGCTTGCTTCTGAACGCCTGTTAACTTTAGTACCTCAATGCCACAATAAAGAGTGTGATTCATTTGTCGACTCACTAGGCTGCTGCCAAAAGGCGCTCGTAGAGTTTATGAAACGCCACCCAAATCCTGAAGTGGCTAAGCTGGTTCAAAATATCAATACCGCATCGAGCTGCAACGTTATTGCTAAATTCAGATTAAACTAGTTCACAGCCCTACCGATTCAAAGACAACCAAACACCAAAAAGGCAGCGTATTAACCGCTGCCTTTTGCTATGCCATTCTTTGTTGCTATGCCGCCGCCATAATTATACGGAAACGTTTGGTCGTTCCTGTAGTTCAGGTTCTGGAAGATCCGCTGACGATGTCTTTGATTGAGCGTGCTCGCAATTCGCGTTAAGAGTCATTCGTAACGCTTGGACTTTTGGTTTAAATCAGCTTTAGTGTCTAGGCACAATGGTTGAGGTAGATGGTAGCGTTGTTCATCAACTTATTTGAGCTATGTGTTTTAGTGTGCATTCCACAAAGGTAGTATAAGTAAATGGTTGTTAACGACTACATAAAAAATACGGAGTTTACAGAACTCACTAAGGATCTATTAGACATCAGTGAAGTGCCTGATGACATTGCGGGTATATGCAAATTTGTTCAAGGGAATCTTATCCACTCGTATTGGCTTGAACACTATGGTATCGAGATTGATCCCTCGAACAAACTGACAGAAATGCAGACTCGGTATGCTAAAGATTTAGTCTCTTTAGCAATGTTTAAATCGGGCCAACCTTCTCATGTGTTCAAAAAAGCAAACCATAGGGTTGTAAGTATTTGTAGAGACTTTTCACTATTGGTTTGCTCGATCTTGCGGTCAAAAGGAGTACCAGCTCGACTAAGGAGTGGATTTGCGACTTATTTAGCTCAAAATCATTTCGAAGATCACTGGATTTGTGAGTATTGGGATAAAGAGAAAGGATGGTTAGCGGTCGATGCTCAGCTGGACGAAATTCATCATCAAATTTTGAAATTTGATTTTGACCCGTGTGATGTACCACCATCAAACTTTATAGTGGCAGGACAAGCTTGGAAGTTATGCCGTGAAAACGTGGAGTCTGCTGACAATTTTGGATTTCGGGATTTCAAAGGATTGGCGTTTATCAAGGGTAGCCTTATTCGAGACCTGTATGCATTATCAAAATTTGAAATGCATACGTGGGATACAGGTTGGGGCATATTACCCAAATTCATAAGTCCTATTTCTGGAGAGGATGAATTAACTCTGCTTGATGAACTTGCGGATGTTAGTTGTTTTTCAGATCACTCCAAAGCTCTTAAGTTAGTCGAGTCATGTAAGGAGATAAAGCTACCTAACGGTTGGGATTGCTCGAAGTTTCCGACATTAAAAGAGCTCTATGCTTCACTGTAGGCGCAGAATACACATCACAAATAAGTGTTCTGTTCTAGAAGGTGGCGCTGAAGGTTAGCATTGTTACCAAAAACCTAATTGATCGGACAAATAAAACTAACGAAGCCACGTATAAATACGCGGCCTCGTGGATGAGCTGTATGGCAGTGACTACACCTGATTTCGGCCTAAAGAAATCACTACCCTACGGTTTTTATCTTTACCCAGTGGTGAACTGTTATCTGCAATTGGCCTTCTTTCACCGTAGCCTTGAATCTCAATTCTATCCGCAGGTAAGCCAAGGGATTTAAAGTAATCTCGCAACACAACCGCCCGCCTTTCAGACAAGCTTTGGTTGCCCTTCTTGCCACCGGATGAATCGGTGTAGGTTGCTACCAACACCAAATCAATGTCTTTGTTATGTTTTACGTATTCGGCAATTTTAGCTAAGCGCTTTTGAGACGCTTTGTTGAGCTGATCGCTGTTGCGATCGTAGTGCAAAATAGTGAAAGAGATATCTTCAAAGCTGTATGGCAATAATTGGCTCACACACAAACTAAACGCATTATAGGGTTGTTGAAACAACACCGATGACAGCGCGACTTCTACGCGTTTATCGCGGCTTTGCCAATCCGCATAACTAAAGGTTGGATAGCGGCCTTTTTCTAGCTCGGCCAGAATACCCCATGCGGTTTGCCCGCCAATATAGCCGTTGAATTGCTTAAAAAATTGAATACTAGAAATTTGTTCCGCATTTTCACCCGGTCTCCAAGATGGAGGCATCGAAATCAAAGAAACGTTACGAGTGTCTCCCATTGGGCGACGCATTTTCAACTCAAAGTCTAAGTTGATTTTTTTACTGGCACGAGAAGTAAACTCAGCAACACCATAATTGAGAATAGGGTGTACTAAGCGGCATTCCAGCGGACTGTTAACAGCCATAGACCACATCGACTGCCCTGGAGTTGCTTCATAACGTGTTTGTGCAGCTCCATGTACCATGGATGAAGCTAACGCAACCGATGCAGCACTCAACGCCAACCAATTTTTCATAAATATTACTTCTCTGGTTCTTTGAACTAGCGGTAATAGTTTGCCGTTAGTTCGTCGTCTGAGTAGTCAAAGTAACGACTTTGACACTAATGCAGGTAGTAATGCAAAAACCCCGCCAACTATCACTGATTTTTCTCGTTAATTAATGAGCTCGCTGGTTTAGCTTGTAGTCATAATCTGCAATAATGCCCGACTTGTCACACGGACCAGAGCAAATATGACTGTAGAAAATGAAGCATTGACCCTTAAAAAGCGTTTTAGAGGGTACTTTCCCGTTGTAATCGATGTCGAAACTGCAGGATTTAATGCAAAAACCGATGCACTTTTAGAGATATGCGCAATTACATTGAAAATGGATGATGAAGGCAACTTAATGCCCGCTTCTACCATTCATTTTCATATCGAGCCGTTCGAAGGCGCGAATCTTGAAAAAGAGGCGTTAGAGTTTAACGGTATCCGTGACCCTTTCAGCCCACTTCGTGGTGCTATTTCAGAAGCAGAAGCACTGCGCGAGATATACAAATTAGTTCGAAAAGAGCAAAAGCAAGCCGATTGCAGCCGTGCGATCATGGTGGCGCATAATGCGACGTTTGATCTTAATTTTGTTATGGAAGCCAGCGCCAGATGTAAGCTGAAACGCCTACCCTTTCACCCTTTTGCCACTTTTGATACGGCAGCCTTAAGTGGGCTTGCTTACGGCCAAACGGTATTAGCAAAAGCGTGTCGTACCGCTGGGATGGAATTTGACAATAACGAAGCGCATTCGGCTCTTTATGATACGCAAAAAACAGCGGATTTGTTTTGCGGCATTGTAAACAAGTGGAAAGCGTTAGGTGGTTGGCCTTTGGCCGATAACACCGAACAAAAATAATTAAAACACAACTTTTAAAATATTTAATGAGAACAATATGAACCCAGTAGTAATTTCTGTTTGTATTATGCTCGTTCTTGCGCTTATGCGGGTTAATGTCGTGGTTGCACTTACTTTTAGTGCGATGATCGGCG includes the following:
- the rsxC gene encoding electron transport complex subunit RsxC, with protein sequence MLSLIEKIRSGYLWDFPGGVHPPENKKQSASTRLQHASLPTELVIPIKQHIGKAGDLCVKIGDYVLKGQPLTECSLSFMLPIHAPTSGTITAIEPRVSAHPSGLPVLSIVITPDGEDRWITLNKISDLPSQSPESLIEIIRQAGISGMGGAGFPTAKKIQSGVAKTDILIINAAECEPYITADDALMQHYADEIIQGIEVIEHILTPKLTIIGIEDNKPEAIAAIQKAATFKDYVIRVIPTKYPSGGEKQLIKVLTNMEVPKGSIPADIGVLVQNVGSIFATKRAVFDGEPLIERLVTLTGKAFSQPRNVWARIGTPVQHLLEEFDYSADKKSPRLILGGPMMGFTLPTSLAPVTKTTNCILAPTRKEIPANRYEMECIRCSQCAEACPVSLLPQQLQWYAKSQEYDKCEELNLSDCIECGACAYVCPSEIPLVQYYREAKAEIRSRKEESLAAERARQRFEERNARLERDKAQRENRFKKAAEQRRNDMKKSDGDDAVVAAIARVKAQQTKVEPASGEVKPAVAAAIARAKAKQAAAKSSGENLPDNSEMVKLREERKQQARARKAEKEQQAETELPADDKKSAVAAAIARAKARKEKQASTQPEPTESSDSVSTANSDAAQAAEDPKKTAVAAAIARAKARKAKQANAQDAPTESNDSVTADATDAAQSAEDPKKAAVAAAIARAKARKAKQASAQDAPTESNDSVTADDTDAIQSAEDPKKAAVAAAIARAKARKAKQANTQDAPTESNDSVTADDTDAVQSAEDPKKAAVAAAIARAKARKAKQANAQDAPTESNDSVTADDTDAVQSAEDPKKAVVAAAIARAKARKAKQANAQPAPTESENSTPSEETDSVQPAEDPKKAAVTAAIARAKARKAAQAERKTQISNSKENE
- the rsxD gene encoding electron transport complex subunit RsxD, yielding MAFFIASSPHAHSKKSTPDLMRWVALGAIPGLVAQSYFFGWGTLIQLVFAMLLAVSMEAAVMLLRKRNPIGALRDNSAFVTAWLLAVAIPPLSPWWTMVIGIFFAIVVAKHLYGGIGQNIFNPAMVAYVVLLISFPVQMTSWAAPSSIAPYQADFIDSFSLIFSGFNADGFSLQQFRTGIDGITTATPLDTIKTGLSSGKTIPELKALPQFSGIAGLGWEWVNLAYLAGGLLLIKMRVVQWHIPVAFLGSLVLCSLISALIFPGETAGPLVQLLSGATMLGAFFIATDPVSAATTTKGRLVFGAFIGCMVFIIRSFGGFPDGVAFAVLLANMCVPLIDYYTRPRTYGHK
- the rsxG gene encoding electron transport complex subunit RsxG; the protein is MIKAIQRNSGVLAIFALLSTGVVAITHTLTADRILEQQQKNLLKVLNEVLPKEIHDNKLVEHCTLFTSKQYLGSDNPQPAYIATKNGKVTGIAIQAIAPDGYNGQIKLIVGIDKAGTIMGTRILQHAETPGLGDKIDLKVSSWIESFTGKRLEHPTANSSSDASTPSWSIKQWAVRKDGGEFDQFTGATITPRAVVKAVKNASLFFQASQDNLDQLPINCGGSNG
- a CDS encoding electron transport complex subunit E, with translation MAENKLLMKNGLWDNNPALVQLLGLCPLLAVSSTVTNAMGLGIATLLVLVGSNLIVSLVRDYVPKEVRIPIFVMIIAALVTCVQLLMNAYAYGLYLSLGIFIPLIVTNCIIIGRAEAFASKNQPLPAVLDGFWMGTGMLLVLMLLGALREVLGNGTLFDGADLLLGDWASVLRIEVFQIDNSFLLALLPPGAFIGVGFIIAIKNVIDKQLSARQPKQEKPVIERARVSN
- the nth gene encoding endonuclease III gives rise to the protein MNNTKRREMLERLRQDNPNPQTELNWNSPFELLIAVLLSAQATDVSVNKATDKLYPVANTPQALFDLGVDGVKSYIKTIGLFNSKAENVIKTCRILLDKHQGVVPESLEALVELPGVGRKTANVVLNTAFGWPTIAVDTHIYRVSNRTKLAMGKTVDDVEQKLLKVVPKEFKLDVHHWLILHGRYTCIARKPRCGSCLIEDLCEFKDKIYPEG
- the gloA gene encoding lactoylglutathione lyase, with the protein product MSKGRILHTMLRVGDLDKSIAFYTDVLGMKLLRKNENTQYEYTLAFLGYGDESEGSVIELTYNWGTTEYDLGAGYGHIALGFDDIYQTCDVIKAAGGNVTREPGPVKGGSTHIAFVKDPDGYMIELIQNKSAGAGLEG
- a CDS encoding DUF2753 family protein; its protein translation is MNMTEWEKHTIQADTALQDNDLLRSILHYQQALAISDQLSFSDDIDIDDLLTIKVISCHNLANFWRLSGDDEYELKYLQLASERLLTLVPQCHNKECDSFVDSLGCCQKALVEFMKRHPNPEVAKLVQNINTASSCNVIAKFRLN
- a CDS encoding transglutaminase-like domain-containing protein, with amino-acid sequence MVVNDYIKNTEFTELTKDLLDISEVPDDIAGICKFVQGNLIHSYWLEHYGIEIDPSNKLTEMQTRYAKDLVSLAMFKSGQPSHVFKKANHRVVSICRDFSLLVCSILRSKGVPARLRSGFATYLAQNHFEDHWICEYWDKEKGWLAVDAQLDEIHHQILKFDFDPCDVPPSNFIVAGQAWKLCRENVESADNFGFRDFKGLAFIKGSLIRDLYALSKFEMHTWDTGWGILPKFISPISGEDELTLLDELADVSCFSDHSKALKLVESCKEIKLPNGWDCSKFPTLKELYASL
- the motY gene encoding flagellar protein MotY; translation: MKNWLALSAASVALASSMVHGAAQTRYEATPGQSMWSMAVNSPLECRLVHPILNYGVAEFTSRASKKINLDFELKMRRPMGDTRNVSLISMPPSWRPGENAEQISSIQFFKQFNGYIGGQTAWGILAELEKGRYPTFSYADWQSRDKRVEVALSSVLFQQPYNAFSLCVSQLLPYSFEDISFTILHYDRNSDQLNKASQKRLAKIAEYVKHNKDIDLVLVATYTDSSGGKKGNQSLSERRAVVLRDYFKSLGLPADRIEIQGYGERRPIADNSSPLGKDKNRRVVISLGRNQV
- the rnt gene encoding ribonuclease T, which codes for MTVENEALTLKKRFRGYFPVVIDVETAGFNAKTDALLEICAITLKMDDEGNLMPASTIHFHIEPFEGANLEKEALEFNGIRDPFSPLRGAISEAEALREIYKLVRKEQKQADCSRAIMVAHNATFDLNFVMEASARCKLKRLPFHPFATFDTAALSGLAYGQTVLAKACRTAGMEFDNNEAHSALYDTQKTADLFCGIVNKWKALGGWPLADNTEQK